The Ochrobactrum sp. BTU1 genome includes a region encoding these proteins:
- a CDS encoding PepSY domain-containing protein has product MKIKILALACACFVAPSIGFAQDTGTTSPETPAVATPENNNPDAPVKGANSFTEDQAKSRIEEAGYSDVTALKLREDGVWEASAMKGTEKTEVQLDYQGNVTKKAM; this is encoded by the coding sequence ATGAAAATCAAGATCTTAGCGCTTGCTTGCGCATGCTTTGTTGCGCCGTCAATTGGCTTCGCCCAAGACACTGGGACAACTTCTCCCGAGACTCCAGCGGTTGCAACCCCTGAGAACAACAATCCCGATGCGCCTGTGAAGGGAGCGAATAGTTTTACAGAGGATCAGGCAAAGTCCCGGATTGAAGAAGCGGGTTACAGTGATGTGACAGCTTTGAAGCTACGAGAAGACGGTGTCTGGGAAGCTTCAGCCATGAAGGGGACTGAAAAGACCGAAGTTCAACTCGATTATCAAGGCAATGTCACCAAGAAGGCGATGTAA
- a CDS encoding DNA-3-methyladenine glycosylase produces MVENKELNAFFFRDASEVAPEMIGWNFFVNGVGGTIVETEAYNRLDPASHSFTGPSKRNRSMFGPPGCAYVYRIYGLHWCMNFVCSDASAVLLRAIVPIKGIEQMQERRRIKQLTALCSGPAKLTQALGISAALDGVPLSAAPFEFEPRQQVPLISCGARIGISRAVDVEWRFWMSDNACVSRSSARRGNGSKSGQHVSR; encoded by the coding sequence ATGGTGGAGAATAAGGAGCTCAATGCCTTTTTCTTCCGCGATGCGTCTGAAGTCGCGCCGGAAATGATTGGTTGGAATTTCTTTGTTAACGGTGTCGGCGGGACAATCGTCGAGACCGAAGCCTATAATAGGTTAGATCCAGCATCTCACAGTTTCACCGGCCCGAGTAAGCGTAACCGTTCCATGTTTGGCCCTCCCGGCTGCGCCTATGTTTATCGTATCTATGGGTTACATTGGTGCATGAATTTTGTTTGTTCCGACGCTTCAGCTGTTCTGTTACGAGCAATTGTTCCGATCAAAGGTATCGAACAGATGCAGGAGCGGCGACGGATAAAGCAGTTGACTGCGCTTTGTTCAGGACCCGCAAAATTGACGCAAGCACTCGGTATTTCGGCTGCGTTGGATGGCGTGCCGCTGAGTGCAGCACCTTTCGAATTTGAGCCGCGACAACAAGTTCCTTTGATTTCATGCGGGGCTCGCATTGGCATAAGCCGGGCTGTGGACGTCGAATGGCGGTTCTGGATGAGCGATAACGCCTGCGTCAGTCGATCATCTGCACGCCGGGGGAACGGCTCTAAAAGCGGACAACACGTCAGTCGATAA
- a CDS encoding glutathione-dependent formaldehyde dehydrogenase: MKALTWHGTGDIRCETVDDPFIQDDRDAIIKVTSCAICGSDLHLYGGFVPGMHAGDVMGHETMGEVVEVGRGNSRLKIGDRVVVPFTISCGECRMCRQSLFSLCERSNPAATQQAKQIGYPTAGLFGYSEMYGRYPGGQAQYLRVPFADVGPIVVPDGLSDEQVLFLSDIFPTGYMAAENCDIKPGQTVAVFGCGPVGLFAIKSAFLLGAGRVIAIDTVPERLELAGISGADVLDYTDEDLQQKIVEMTDGAGPDAVIEAVGMESHGSGGALETMQSKFTSLERPYALNQALLACRPGGTVFLPGVFIGPAVPIALGPFVGKGLTMKTGQTHVQRYLAPLMQLIADGKIDPTFLITDRVTIEEGPNAYKRFRDKENGCVKVVISPNG; the protein is encoded by the coding sequence ATGAAAGCTCTCACATGGCACGGTACAGGTGATATTCGCTGCGAAACAGTCGATGATCCGTTTATCCAGGATGATCGCGACGCAATCATTAAGGTAACGAGTTGCGCAATTTGCGGTTCTGACCTCCATCTTTATGGAGGATTTGTACCTGGTATGCATGCGGGTGATGTCATGGGGCACGAAACCATGGGAGAGGTAGTGGAGGTCGGCCGTGGAAATAGCCGCCTCAAAATAGGGGATCGGGTCGTTGTTCCCTTTACGATATCTTGCGGGGAGTGCAGAATGTGCCGCCAGAGCCTATTCTCTCTTTGCGAACGATCAAATCCTGCCGCAACCCAACAGGCTAAACAGATCGGTTATCCGACCGCTGGTCTTTTTGGTTATTCTGAAATGTATGGCCGCTACCCGGGAGGACAAGCGCAATATCTCAGGGTTCCCTTCGCTGATGTTGGACCAATCGTGGTCCCCGATGGTCTCTCTGATGAGCAGGTCCTTTTTCTATCCGATATCTTTCCCACCGGTTATATGGCTGCAGAAAATTGCGATATCAAACCTGGACAGACTGTCGCCGTATTCGGATGCGGCCCGGTGGGATTGTTTGCAATCAAGTCCGCATTTCTCTTAGGCGCTGGCAGAGTAATTGCTATCGACACTGTCCCTGAGCGATTGGAACTGGCCGGAATTTCGGGAGCAGACGTTCTCGACTATACCGACGAAGATCTGCAGCAGAAAATCGTAGAGATGACGGATGGAGCGGGGCCAGATGCAGTCATTGAAGCGGTGGGTATGGAAAGCCACGGATCGGGTGGGGCACTTGAAACGATGCAGTCCAAGTTCACTTCGTTGGAACGGCCCTATGCTCTTAACCAAGCTTTGCTTGCTTGTCGGCCGGGTGGTACCGTATTTTTACCCGGGGTTTTTATCGGTCCTGCTGTTCCGATAGCACTCGGCCCCTTCGTCGGAAAAGGGTTGACGATGAAGACTGGTCAGACACACGTTCAGCGTTATCTTGCACCGCTGATGCAGCTTATTGCGGATGGCAAGATTGACCCCACCTTTCTCATCACTGATCGGGTGACGATCGAAGAAGGGCCAAATGCTTATAAACGGTTTCGGGATAAAGAAAATGGCTGTGTGAAGGTTGTGATCAGTCCGAACGGATAG
- a CDS encoding TIGR02587 family membrane protein, with amino-acid sequence MHPDFYTGLARGLAGALLFALPMLMTMEMWELGLYASPFRILLLCFVNIPLLIGLAYRIGFERATNWRQSARDAFIAYALGIILSALVLAMFGLINSDLTLNHMIAMIALQAVPASIGALLGRSQLGMRSEKDDKQEGDYEGEEGYWNELFMMTVGALFLSLNVAPTEEMILIAYKIVPAQTLLILLSSILLMHGFVYSIHFRGSHRGPENTQWWNSFVRFTLPGYLLAFTTSAYALWTFERLDDASLAQSITTIIVLSFPGAIGAASARLIL; translated from the coding sequence ATGCATCCAGACTTCTATACAGGTCTTGCGCGCGGACTGGCCGGTGCGCTCTTATTTGCATTGCCCATGCTTATGACCATGGAAATGTGGGAATTGGGCCTTTATGCTAGTCCTTTCCGCATCCTGTTGCTTTGTTTTGTGAACATTCCTTTGTTGATTGGATTGGCCTATCGGATCGGATTTGAGCGGGCTACGAATTGGCGGCAGTCGGCGCGAGACGCATTTATCGCCTACGCGCTTGGGATTATCCTAAGTGCGCTTGTCTTGGCCATGTTCGGTCTTATCAATAGCGATCTTACCTTAAATCATATGATCGCAATGATTGCCTTGCAGGCAGTGCCAGCGAGCATCGGTGCGCTGCTCGGTCGGAGCCAGCTCGGAATGCGCTCGGAAAAAGATGATAAACAAGAAGGTGATTATGAGGGTGAGGAGGGCTACTGGAACGAGCTCTTCATGATGACCGTCGGCGCATTATTCTTGAGCCTGAACGTCGCGCCGACCGAGGAAATGATCTTAATCGCCTACAAGATCGTGCCGGCTCAAACACTCCTTATTCTGTTGAGCTCAATCCTTCTCATGCATGGTTTCGTCTACAGCATCCATTTTCGAGGTAGTCATCGTGGGCCGGAAAACACTCAATGGTGGAACTCATTTGTTCGGTTTACGCTGCCAGGATATTTGCTCGCCTTTACAACGAGTGCCTATGCGCTGTGGACCTTCGAGCGATTAGATGATGCGTCATTGGCGCAATCAATAACAACGATCATCGTCTTGAGTTTTCCCGGCGCCATCGGTGCGGCTTCGGCACGACTGATATTGTGA
- a CDS encoding catalase: MPARDEKPATAKIHDQKLQRGNGGELHQVAAEDKEQLTTSQGAPVSDDQNSLKVGARGPLLMEDFHFREKIFHFDHERIPERVVHARGYGAHGFFENYASLAAYTRADLFQRAGEQTPVFVRFSTVAGSKGSFDLARDVRGFAVKFYTQEGNWDLVGNNIPVFFIQDAIKFPDVVHSVKPEPDRAFPQAQSAHDNFWDFISLTPESMHMIMWIMSDRAIPRSFRFMQGFGVHTFRMVNAKGDSTFVKFIWKPKLGMQSVAWNEAVKINGADPDFHRRDLWQSIQSGDFPEWELTLQLFDEDFADSFDFDILDPTKIIPEEILPPIPVGRLVLNRMPDNFFAETEQVAFMTQNVPPGIDFSNDPLLQGRNFSYLDTQLKRLGSPNFTHLPINAPKCPFHHFQQDGHMAMRNPVGRVNYQPNSWDDQPREGAAEGFVTYPESEKGEKIRLRPESFADHYSQARQFFISQTEVEQRHIAAALTFELSRCENVTIRERMVSHLLRIDEGLATNVADKLGIKTLPQPADAAIEPRDDLPPSDALSILKNGPESFAGRKLGILIGPGTDHTLFQTLKDQFESGGAVVEVIAPRVGGAVADDGTIIAGDYMIDGGPSVLFDAVVLLLEPEAAERLTGEATARDFVSDAFAHCKFIGYSEGAISLMKKVGIDPTLDEGLILLQHETSIANFFEQCGRIRLWTREPAVKL, translated from the coding sequence ATGCCAGCCAGAGACGAAAAGCCAGCAACCGCTAAAATTCATGATCAGAAACTCCAGCGCGGAAATGGTGGAGAACTCCACCAAGTGGCAGCAGAGGATAAGGAACAACTGACGACTTCGCAAGGAGCGCCCGTGTCGGATGACCAAAACTCGCTCAAAGTTGGAGCGAGGGGTCCTTTATTGATGGAGGATTTCCATTTTCGGGAGAAAATCTTTCACTTTGATCACGAGCGTATCCCTGAGCGGGTCGTTCATGCACGTGGTTATGGTGCCCATGGTTTTTTTGAGAATTACGCTTCGCTGGCAGCCTATACGCGTGCAGACCTTTTTCAGCGTGCTGGTGAACAAACACCAGTTTTTGTCCGTTTCTCAACGGTTGCTGGTTCAAAGGGTTCCTTCGACCTAGCGCGCGACGTTCGCGGTTTTGCCGTGAAGTTCTATACCCAGGAAGGGAATTGGGATCTCGTCGGCAACAACATCCCGGTATTTTTTATTCAGGACGCGATAAAGTTTCCCGATGTTGTGCATTCGGTGAAGCCAGAGCCTGATCGCGCATTTCCTCAGGCACAGTCAGCGCATGACAATTTTTGGGATTTTATCAGCCTGACGCCAGAATCCATGCATATGATTATGTGGATCATGTCTGACCGCGCTATTCCACGATCGTTCCGTTTCATGCAAGGGTTTGGCGTTCACACATTCCGGATGGTAAATGCGAAAGGTGACTCCACATTTGTGAAATTCATCTGGAAGCCTAAGCTAGGTATGCAATCTGTCGCCTGGAACGAAGCCGTCAAGATTAACGGCGCGGATCCAGATTTTCACAGACGCGACTTGTGGCAATCGATACAATCTGGCGATTTTCCCGAATGGGAGCTTACTCTCCAACTGTTCGATGAGGATTTCGCAGACAGTTTTGATTTCGACATCTTAGATCCGACCAAGATTATACCCGAGGAGATCCTCCCGCCAATCCCCGTTGGTCGCCTCGTACTTAATCGCATGCCGGACAATTTCTTTGCCGAAACAGAACAGGTTGCCTTCATGACGCAAAATGTTCCCCCCGGTATCGATTTTTCCAATGATCCATTGCTTCAAGGGCGGAACTTCTCTTATCTCGACACGCAACTTAAACGCTTGGGAAGTCCTAATTTCACACATCTGCCGATCAACGCTCCCAAGTGCCCGTTCCATCATTTCCAACAGGACGGACACATGGCAATGCGAAATCCCGTCGGCCGGGTCAATTATCAGCCCAACTCTTGGGATGACCAACCGCGCGAAGGCGCAGCTGAAGGTTTTGTGACCTATCCTGAATCCGAAAAAGGAGAAAAGATCCGACTTCGCCCAGAGAGCTTTGCAGATCACTACAGTCAAGCGCGTCAATTCTTCATTAGCCAGACGGAAGTGGAACAGCGCCATATTGCAGCCGCTCTAACATTCGAATTGAGCCGGTGTGAAAATGTAACCATCCGGGAGAGGATGGTCTCTCATCTTCTTCGAATTGACGAGGGGCTCGCTACAAACGTTGCTGATAAACTGGGTATTAAAACACTGCCCCAACCCGCAGACGCAGCTATCGAACCTCGCGACGACCTTCCACCGTCGGACGCCTTGAGCATTCTCAAGAACGGTCCTGAAAGTTTTGCCGGTCGCAAATTGGGGATATTGATCGGACCGGGAACGGATCATACTCTTTTTCAAACGCTCAAGGACCAGTTTGAAAGTGGAGGCGCTGTGGTTGAAGTTATCGCGCCACGGGTCGGCGGAGCCGTCGCAGATGATGGGACCATCATAGCAGGCGACTATATGATTGACGGAGGTCCATCCGTCTTGTTCGATGCAGTGGTTCTACTATTGGAGCCTGAGGCAGCCGAGCGCTTGACTGGCGAGGCAACGGCCCGAGATTTCGTTTCAGATGCGTTCGCACACTGTAAATTCATAGGCTACTCAGAAGGTGCCATAAGCTTGATGAAAAAGGTTGGTATCGATCCAACCCTTGATGAAGGTTTGATACTGCTTCAGCATGAGACGTCGATCGCCAACTTTTTTGAACAATGCGGTCGTATCAGGTTGTGGACACGAGAACCGGCAGTCAAACTTTAA
- a CDS encoding Crp/Fnr family transcriptional regulator, translating to MDGVIQLKNRILRSLSPDVFHDIFSSFEPVALERGQIIVPASKPIDYLYFLCDGIASVITVSASGQLAEAGMVGREGFAPTSIAVGANTSLHQVVMQVSGTGHRIRATDLRAHLDKHSVLANLLARYIQSFASQVSYTVWANVNLHIQERLARWLLMAHDRTDTDEIELTHDFIALMLGVRRPSITTGMHTLEGKKLVRSERGRITIRDRKGLEDFAGDAYGKPEEEYLTLFGTVL from the coding sequence ATGGACGGCGTAATTCAATTGAAGAACCGAATACTAAGAAGCCTTTCTCCCGACGTATTTCATGATATTTTTTCTTCCTTTGAGCCAGTCGCGCTGGAGCGCGGTCAGATAATTGTTCCTGCAAGCAAGCCGATTGATTATCTCTATTTCCTTTGCGATGGAATTGCTTCCGTCATTACCGTGTCCGCAAGCGGCCAGCTTGCTGAAGCGGGCATGGTTGGGCGCGAAGGTTTTGCACCAACATCGATCGCCGTTGGTGCAAATACGAGCCTGCACCAGGTGGTCATGCAGGTGAGCGGCACTGGACATCGAATAAGGGCGACCGATTTACGAGCCCACCTCGACAAACACAGTGTTTTAGCAAATTTACTCGCCCGTTATATTCAAAGCTTTGCTTCTCAAGTTTCCTACACAGTTTGGGCCAACGTCAATCTTCATATCCAGGAACGTCTTGCGCGGTGGTTATTAATGGCGCATGACCGAACAGATACTGATGAGATCGAGCTGACGCATGACTTTATTGCGCTGATGCTCGGCGTAAGACGTCCAAGCATCACAACCGGTATGCATACGCTTGAAGGAAAGAAGCTGGTTCGTTCAGAGCGGGGCCGGATTACAATTCGGGACAGAAAGGGACTGGAAGACTTTGCAGGCGACGCTTACGGGAAACCGGAGGAAGAATATCTTACTCTTTTCGGAACGGTGCTCTAA
- a CDS encoding flavodoxin family protein, producing MNSLHRKPLTALALNATLKNSHGGPSSTQQLLEYVESHLAPLGVTTQHIRLSDYEIAPGVTSDEGDGDQWPEIRKKIVACDILLMGTPIWLGQPSSICKRALERMDAFLSETDAENHMPFYPRVAGVVVVGNEDGAHHVSAELYQALNDVGFTIPANAVSYWVGEAMQSTDFKDLKVIPDTVVEATKLLAINCAHLARILREDPYPANG from the coding sequence ATGAACTCGTTGCATCGCAAGCCTCTGACTGCACTCGCACTCAATGCGACCTTGAAAAATTCGCATGGGGGACCTTCATCTACACAGCAACTTCTCGAATATGTCGAAAGCCATTTGGCACCGCTTGGAGTTACAACCCAACATATAAGGCTCAGCGATTACGAAATCGCCCCTGGCGTTACATCCGATGAGGGCGATGGCGATCAATGGCCAGAAATACGCAAGAAGATCGTTGCGTGTGATATCCTGCTCATGGGGACGCCGATCTGGCTTGGACAGCCTTCGAGCATTTGTAAGCGGGCGCTTGAACGAATGGACGCGTTTTTATCCGAAACAGACGCCGAGAACCATATGCCTTTCTATCCGCGTGTTGCAGGCGTAGTTGTGGTGGGCAACGAGGACGGTGCACATCATGTGTCGGCTGAATTGTATCAGGCACTCAACGATGTTGGATTTACTATTCCTGCAAATGCGGTCAGTTACTGGGTTGGGGAAGCAATGCAATCAACAGACTTCAAAGATTTGAAGGTCATCCCCGACACCGTGGTTGAGGCAACAAAATTGTTAGCCATAAACTGCGCGCACCTTGCCCGCATTCTGCGCGAGGATCCCTATCCGGCGAATGGGTGA
- a CDS encoding TIGR02588 family protein, translating to MNSTQNKTSKNDEQSEKVHWTEWCAGAISGILIALLLGWLGYETYRYQPQEASFRLETTEITRVNDSYRVAFSVTNLSQASAAAVRVVGELDGQGGPEQAVTTFDYVASEATSRGALFFGTNPNEGSLKLSVTSYVQP from the coding sequence ATGAATTCTACCCAAAACAAGACCAGCAAGAATGACGAGCAGTCGGAAAAAGTGCATTGGACTGAATGGTGTGCAGGTGCGATCTCAGGCATTCTGATCGCACTTCTTCTGGGTTGGCTCGGCTATGAAACCTACCGCTACCAACCGCAGGAAGCCTCATTTCGCCTGGAAACAACTGAAATCACGCGCGTTAACGACAGCTATAGAGTGGCCTTTTCCGTGACTAATCTCAGCCAGGCGAGTGCTGCTGCAGTACGTGTCGTTGGAGAACTTGATGGTCAAGGTGGCCCCGAGCAGGCCGTGACGACATTTGATTACGTCGCGTCAGAGGCCACCTCGCGTGGTGCGTTATTTTTCGGAACCAATCCAAACGAGGGGTCGCTCAAGCTTTCCGTAACAAGCTATGTGCAGCCGTGA
- a CDS encoding sigma-70 family RNA polymerase sigma factor, which translates to MLSEKDFERELMDLLPALNQFARSLCRQPADADDLVQETVVKALKNREKFTPYGTLKSWLFTIMKNSFCSRFKKARRERPLGDEVGPVIHPPQDSAMDLQDVGRAYSKLTQSHRNVIDMVVFNGLSYENAATQAGCTIGTIKSRLCRARNQLEADLG; encoded by the coding sequence ATGTTATCGGAAAAGGATTTTGAGCGCGAGCTAATGGATTTGCTACCCGCGCTTAACCAGTTTGCACGCTCTTTGTGTCGCCAGCCAGCCGATGCTGACGACTTGGTGCAGGAAACAGTTGTCAAAGCTTTGAAGAACCGGGAAAAGTTCACTCCGTATGGGACGCTTAAATCTTGGCTCTTTACCATCATGAAGAACAGTTTTTGCAGTCGCTTTAAAAAGGCGCGCAGAGAACGACCGCTTGGAGATGAAGTGGGCCCTGTGATCCATCCACCGCAAGATTCTGCGATGGATTTACAGGATGTCGGGCGCGCATACAGTAAATTAACTCAAAGCCACCGTAACGTGATCGATATGGTCGTCTTTAACGGGTTAAGCTACGAAAATGCTGCAACGCAGGCTGGATGTACAATCGGTACTATTAAAAGCAGATTGTGTCGTGCGAGAAACCAACTTGAAGCGGATTTGGGGTGA
- a CDS encoding cysteine hydrolase, with the protein MARDADIIRDNLRFGSVHLCVDMQNLFGAGSPWNVPWSEAILPKIVSICEVCAEKTVFTRFIPPKNPGIAIGAWKKYYEKWESVTLDKIDSRLVELADPLQRFVGRARVLDKSVYSPWTEGHLQRSLYKLRIRTLVVTGAETDLCVLATVLGAVDRGYRVILVKDAVCSSSDKTHDAALSLYHNRLSEQITLISTDELLDAW; encoded by the coding sequence ATGGCGCGAGACGCAGACATAATCAGAGACAATCTCCGTTTCGGAAGCGTGCACCTATGCGTTGATATGCAAAACCTATTCGGAGCAGGATCGCCGTGGAATGTACCCTGGAGCGAAGCGATCCTTCCAAAAATTGTAAGCATTTGCGAAGTTTGCGCGGAAAAAACGGTGTTCACCCGGTTTATTCCCCCTAAAAATCCCGGCATCGCAATTGGCGCATGGAAGAAATATTACGAGAAATGGGAATCCGTTACACTTGATAAGATCGACAGCAGACTGGTCGAACTGGCTGACCCTCTGCAAAGGTTTGTCGGTCGCGCGAGGGTGTTGGATAAATCCGTGTATTCCCCCTGGACGGAAGGCCACCTTCAGCGTTCGCTTTACAAACTGCGCATACGTACACTGGTTGTCACTGGTGCTGAAACCGACCTTTGCGTGCTTGCAACAGTTCTTGGTGCGGTCGATCGAGGCTATCGCGTCATTTTAGTGAAAGATGCTGTTTGCAGCAGTTCGGATAAGACACATGATGCCGCTTTATCGCTCTATCACAACCGATTGTCCGAGCAAATTACCCTGATTTCTACCGACGAGCTGCTTGATGCATGGTAA
- a CDS encoding SDR family oxidoreductase yields MPKLQDPRGLYPSPPFPQQRQTMPGVAEKMQPEPDHGETSYKGNGRLEGRRALITGGDSGIGRAAAIAFAREGADVAISYLPEEAEDAETVLALISAEGRKAIALPGNIMDETWCREMVEKAASELGGLDIVVINAGRQQFREDISELTTDDFDKTMKTNLYALHWIAQTAEPHLPPGASVITTASIQAYQPSEILLDYATTKAGIVAYTKALSKQFIKKGVRVNAVAPGPVWTVLQPSGGQPDEKVENFGANSDFGRPGQPVELAPIYVFLASSEASFINGEVYGATGGKGIG; encoded by the coding sequence ATCCCGAAGCTGCAGGACCCTCGTGGCTTGTATCCGTCACCGCCGTTTCCGCAGCAGCGACAAACAATGCCAGGCGTTGCAGAAAAGATGCAACCCGAACCAGATCATGGGGAAACGTCCTATAAGGGCAATGGGCGCCTTGAAGGGCGGCGTGCGCTTATCACTGGTGGAGATTCTGGAATTGGGCGCGCTGCTGCGATAGCATTCGCCCGTGAAGGTGCTGATGTGGCAATTTCCTACCTGCCGGAGGAAGCGGAAGACGCAGAGACCGTGCTCGCGCTGATTTCTGCTGAAGGGCGTAAAGCTATAGCACTTCCTGGAAATATTATGGACGAGACCTGGTGCCGTGAAATGGTCGAAAAGGCTGCCAGCGAACTAGGCGGGCTTGATATCGTTGTGATAAATGCCGGCCGTCAGCAGTTCCGCGAAGATATCTCGGAACTCACTACAGATGATTTTGATAAGACTATGAAGACCAATCTCTATGCTCTGCATTGGATAGCACAGACGGCAGAACCCCATTTGCCGCCAGGTGCATCGGTCATAACCACGGCTTCGATACAGGCATATCAACCCTCTGAAATTCTGCTGGATTATGCGACCACAAAAGCAGGCATCGTTGCTTACACCAAAGCGCTATCCAAGCAGTTCATCAAGAAGGGGGTGCGGGTAAATGCGGTGGCGCCTGGACCTGTGTGGACGGTACTTCAGCCTTCTGGTGGGCAGCCTGACGAAAAGGTAGAAAATTTTGGCGCCAATAGCGATTTTGGCAGACCCGGACAACCGGTGGAACTGGCTCCTATTTACGTCTTTCTGGCTTCCAGCGAAGCAAGTTTCATAAATGGTGAGGTTTATGGAGCCACCGGTGGCAAGGGCATTGGTTAG
- a CDS encoding general stress protein: MRTVTGLFDSYEAAKDAVARLESAGIPSDDISIVSHHRDSESNAGSGAGVGAGLGAAVGGAGGLLTGLGIMAIPGVGPVVAAGWLAATLTGAVGGAVVGGVAGGLIGALTESGVSEEDAHVYAESVRRGGSLVTARVPDERVAEADAILAGTNRVDIGTRRKLYADEGWQSFDADADPYTDEEIERERSRYL; this comes from the coding sequence ATGAGAACTGTAACAGGACTTTTTGATAGCTATGAAGCAGCAAAAGACGCGGTCGCTCGTCTTGAAAGCGCTGGGATTCCGTCGGATGATATTTCCATTGTTTCTCACCATCGCGACAGCGAAAGCAACGCAGGTTCCGGCGCAGGCGTCGGTGCCGGTTTGGGCGCAGCGGTCGGCGGAGCCGGTGGTTTGCTAACTGGTCTCGGCATCATGGCCATCCCTGGCGTTGGTCCCGTTGTTGCAGCAGGTTGGCTCGCCGCCACCTTGACCGGTGCCGTGGGTGGCGCAGTTGTTGGCGGCGTTGCTGGTGGATTGATCGGGGCTCTTACCGAAAGCGGTGTTTCTGAAGAAGACGCCCATGTCTACGCTGAAAGCGTACGTCGTGGCGGTTCTCTCGTGACAGCCCGTGTTCCCGACGAGCGGGTTGCAGAAGCCGATGCTATTCTCGCCGGTACAAACCGTGTGGACATTGGCACGCGTCGCAAACTTTATGCCGATGAGGGCTGGCAGAGCTTCGATGCCGACGCTGATCCTTATACGGACGAAGAAATTGAACGCGAGCGCAGTCGTTATCTCTAA
- a CDS encoding Crp/Fnr family transcriptional regulator has translation MDFPAKANMSNRLLSLLAPKDYDEVRARSHFVELPRNTVLAETGKPIDTVYFLAAGIGSVIVTTQEGDRAEAGIFGMDGYVPTSAVAGVETSSYEVIMQVGGHGYALGYSDFRALMEESRSFARIMIRAIEAFSVQLASTAVTNALHEITQRLARWLLMCDDRISGQDIALTHEFLSVMLAVRRPSVTTSLHVLEGMGLIRSLRGSIIIRDRSGLERYAGGAYGWAEKEYQRLMLDVEAVAAG, from the coding sequence ATGGACTTTCCAGCCAAAGCGAATATGAGTAACAGGCTTCTTAGTCTTCTTGCCCCTAAAGATTACGATGAGGTGCGGGCACGTTCACATTTTGTCGAGCTCCCTCGAAACACTGTGTTGGCAGAGACAGGCAAACCAATCGATACCGTATATTTTCTGGCTGCCGGTATAGGGTCGGTCATCGTTACCACTCAAGAAGGTGACAGGGCCGAGGCCGGGATCTTTGGAATGGATGGATATGTTCCAACCTCGGCCGTCGCCGGTGTGGAAACCAGTTCCTATGAGGTTATTATGCAGGTAGGAGGGCATGGCTATGCTCTGGGCTACAGCGATTTCAGGGCCTTAATGGAAGAAAGCCGGAGTTTTGCCCGGATAATGATAAGGGCGATTGAGGCCTTCTCGGTTCAACTCGCATCAACGGCAGTTACCAATGCGCTCCATGAAATTACACAACGCCTGGCCCGCTGGCTCTTGATGTGTGATGATCGAATATCAGGGCAGGACATTGCGCTGACCCACGAATTTCTCTCTGTAATGTTAGCAGTTCGACGCCCCAGTGTGACGACATCATTGCACGTGCTGGAAGGTATGGGCCTGATCAGATCGCTGCGTGGCTCCATAATTATTCGTGACCGCTCGGGCTTGGAACGGTATGCTGGAGGTGCGTATGGATGGGCAGAAAAAGAATATCAGCGCCTCATGCTGGACGTCGAAGCCGTTGCGGCCGGTTAG